In Exiguobacterium sibiricum 7-3, a genomic segment contains:
- a CDS encoding M23 family metallopeptidase: MKRILTTVTMSALVVSGFASTGTGKVEAASSSSYKVKVTADGLRVRTGPSTKYKIVAGVNAGQTFKYYGKKGKWTKISYGGKKRYVYSSYVKRYSTGKQATAKKASFSAGFLRPTSGPVTQGYGSASGRYGYTFHNGIDIAAATGTTVRATASGKVIKSGYQGAYGNYVMMTHKVNGLTYTSVYAHLSSRSVYSGQSIAKGTKIGNVGSTGNSTGSHLHFELHRGGYIYSGTSAVNTINPLSVL, translated from the coding sequence ATGAAACGTATTTTAACAACCGTCACGATGAGCGCACTCGTCGTTTCAGGATTTGCTAGCACGGGTACAGGTAAAGTTGAGGCGGCAAGCTCTTCTTCTTACAAAGTCAAAGTCACGGCCGATGGATTACGTGTCCGGACCGGTCCTTCCACGAAATATAAAATCGTCGCTGGCGTTAATGCCGGACAAACCTTTAAATACTATGGTAAAAAAGGCAAATGGACGAAAATTTCATATGGCGGCAAAAAACGGTATGTCTATTCCAGTTATGTAAAACGATACAGCACAGGTAAACAGGCAACAGCTAAGAAAGCTTCCTTCTCAGCAGGCTTCCTCCGTCCGACAAGCGGACCTGTTACGCAAGGATACGGAAGTGCCAGCGGCCGCTACGGATACACGTTCCATAACGGCATCGATATCGCAGCAGCGACAGGGACAACGGTCCGTGCGACTGCTTCCGGTAAAGTAATCAAGTCCGGCTACCAAGGCGCATACGGCAACTACGTCATGATGACACATAAAGTGAATGGTTTGACCTACACAAGCGTCTATGCTCACTTGAGCAGTCGTTCGGTCTATTCTGGTCAGTCGATCGCCAAAGGAACGAAAATCGGAAATGTCGGCAGCACCGGAAACTCAACCGGTTCACACCTTCACTTCGAACTGCACCGCGGCGGTTACATTTACAGCGGAACTTCAGCCGTCAACACGATCAATCCGCTCAGCGTCTTATAA
- a CDS encoding GntR family transcriptional regulator, translating into MQFDQRSPVYLQVVRWFKEQIATEELKCGQEIPSRREIAAQLGINPNTAQKAYKEMEEQHLITTERNVPSKITMDQEVVKKVRTEMLDEAVAQFIEAVQAIQIPLGEVVTKVETVYQSTERRKIDA; encoded by the coding sequence ATGCAATTCGACCAAAGAAGTCCGGTATATCTTCAGGTCGTCCGATGGTTCAAGGAACAAATCGCGACGGAAGAACTGAAGTGCGGACAGGAAATTCCATCACGCCGGGAAATCGCTGCGCAGCTGGGAATCAATCCAAATACAGCACAAAAAGCATATAAGGAAATGGAGGAACAACACTTGATCACGACAGAACGGAACGTCCCAAGTAAAATCACGATGGATCAGGAAGTAGTCAAAAAAGTTCGGACCGAGATGCTCGACGAAGCAGTCGCGCAATTCATTGAGGCCGTCCAGGCAATTCAGATACCGCTCGGCGAAGTCGTCACGAAAGTCGAAACCGTCTATCAATCAACGGAACGGAGGAAGATCGATGCTTGA
- a CDS encoding ATP-binding cassette domain-containing protein, whose amino-acid sequence MLEVHGLKKRYGRKKPILEGVSFSVRPDNITCLIGLNGEGKSTILKAIMGLVPVDAGTVLVDGEVSREKIAFVPDLQTMPGYMTIGDALLYMSDYYPDWNPKVAEELMGLFKLLTTDKILELSKGNQAKFSLVLGFALDRPYLLLDEPFAGIDLFTKEQIAWIFSSHYMEGRGILMTTHEIIEIEHLIDRVVFLQDGRIIDEHDTEEMREVYGKSVQDRMREVYQR is encoded by the coding sequence ATGCTTGAAGTTCATGGTTTGAAAAAACGATACGGTCGGAAGAAACCGATCCTCGAAGGCGTCTCCTTTTCAGTGCGTCCGGACAACATCACCTGTCTGATTGGATTAAACGGTGAAGGGAAGTCGACAATCCTGAAAGCCATCATGGGTCTTGTCCCGGTCGATGCCGGAACCGTCCTCGTCGACGGCGAAGTCTCACGCGAAAAAATCGCCTTTGTTCCGGACTTGCAAACGATGCCCGGTTACATGACGATCGGGGATGCTTTGCTGTATATGAGCGATTATTATCCGGACTGGAATCCGAAAGTCGCGGAAGAATTGATGGGGTTGTTCAAGTTACTGACGACCGACAAGATTTTGGAGCTGTCGAAAGGGAATCAGGCGAAGTTCAGTTTGGTGCTTGGTTTTGCACTTGACCGTCCGTACCTGTTGCTCGACGAACCGTTTGCCGGAATTGATTTATTTACGAAAGAACAGATTGCCTGGATCTTTTCGAGTCATTACATGGAAGGGCGCGGCATTCTGATGACGACACATGAAATCATTGAAATTGAACATCTGATTGACCGGGTCGTGTTCTTACAGGATGGCCGAATCATTGATGAACACGATACGGAAGAGATGCGCGAAGTATACGGAAAATCGGTCCAGGACCGGATGCGGGAGGTCTATCAACGATGA
- a CDS encoding NUDIX hydrolase, whose protein sequence is MDIKFTVGQQRFNHRAAAVIVKEGHLLIHRNVRDDFWALPGGRIQLMENGETAIVREIEEELGLKAEVTRFLSVHENFFTYDEVSFHEVGFYYEVNILDDIQVGSKEFFGTEGEELIYQYVPIEQLSSITLYPERLKQMVETGEWTPLFSNER, encoded by the coding sequence ATGGATATTAAATTTACTGTGGGCCAGCAACGGTTTAACCACCGGGCAGCAGCTGTGATTGTCAAAGAAGGACATCTGTTGATTCACCGGAATGTCCGGGATGATTTTTGGGCGTTACCGGGCGGTCGGATTCAATTGATGGAGAACGGGGAGACGGCAATCGTTCGGGAAATTGAAGAGGAGTTGGGTCTGAAAGCCGAAGTCACTCGTTTTTTATCCGTCCATGAAAACTTTTTTACATATGATGAAGTGTCTTTCCATGAAGTCGGCTTTTATTATGAAGTGAATATTTTGGATGACATACAGGTAGGTAGTAAAGAATTTTTCGGGACAGAAGGTGAAGAATTGATTTATCAATATGTTCCGATCGAGCAATTATCGTCCATAACGCTGTATCCTGAAAGACTAAAACAGATGGTTGAAACGGGAGAGTGGACACCGTTATTTTCAAACGAACGATGA
- a CDS encoding SDR family oxidoreductase, giving the protein MREEELERMHQQARGQTQDQQPGIEAKMNPEPVYDDPEYVGSGKLKGKVALITGGDSGIGRAVAIAYAKEGANVAIVYLNEGQDAEKTKQLIEDYGVKALAFAQDVSQPENAQPIIDTVLKEFGQLNILVNNAGKQFPQDDFLAITPEQLKETFETNLFSMFYLIQAALPHLKKEDSIINTSSVTAYRGAPSLIDYSATKGAITTLTRSLASNLVEKGIRVNAVAPGPIWTPLIPATFSKEKVEAHGEDTLMKRRGQPSENAPAYVYLASRDSSYVTGQTIHINGGDYITS; this is encoded by the coding sequence ATGCGTGAAGAAGAGTTGGAGCGGATGCATCAACAGGCACGGGGACAAACTCAAGATCAACAACCGGGAATCGAAGCCAAGATGAATCCGGAACCGGTTTACGATGATCCGGAATATGTCGGATCCGGTAAATTAAAGGGAAAAGTCGCTTTAATCACTGGCGGGGACAGCGGGATTGGACGGGCTGTTGCGATTGCTTATGCCAAAGAAGGTGCAAATGTCGCAATCGTTTACTTAAATGAAGGACAGGATGCGGAGAAAACGAAACAGCTAATTGAAGATTACGGGGTCAAAGCATTAGCGTTTGCTCAAGACGTCAGTCAACCGGAGAATGCGCAACCAATCATTGATACTGTTCTGAAGGAATTCGGACAATTGAACATCCTCGTCAACAATGCCGGAAAGCAGTTCCCGCAGGATGATTTTTTGGCCATCACACCGGAACAGCTTAAGGAGACGTTTGAGACAAATCTCTTCTCGATGTTCTATTTGATTCAAGCCGCCTTACCGCATTTAAAGAAGGAAGACTCGATCATCAATACGTCGTCCGTCACGGCCTATCGCGGAGCACCGTCGCTGATTGATTACTCGGCAACGAAAGGAGCGATTACGACGCTGACCCGGTCGCTCGCATCGAATCTGGTTGAAAAAGGAATACGCGTCAATGCCGTCGCACCGGGACCGATTTGGACACCGCTTATTCCGGCAACCTTCTCAAAAGAAAAGGTCGAAGCGCACGGGGAAGATACACTGATGAAACGCCGCGGTCAACCGTCGGAAAATGCACCGGCTTATGTCTATTTGGCGTCACGTGATTCGAGTTACGTCACGGGACAGACGATTCATATTAACGGCGGCGATTATATTACATCTTAA